Genomic segment of Novipirellula artificiosorum:
GGAAGCGCAGCAGCAACGTGGGTGGCTGTAAAAGGCATAAGGTCCAGAGCAGCGGATTCAAGGCGGTTGTCCAGAATCCTGCCGTTGCCGGGATCCTGGTGTCAAAGGACGGAGCGTCCTATTCTCTGCATTGACGGCATTTTGATCAAATCAGACTGGCTTATCGAGCCCAAATGCGAGAATTCCTGGTCTGTGCTCGCTTGCTGGCCCGCAAAATACGAAGAAAACAAGTTTCAAGTCACCATCGCGAACCCTTTCCAGCGTCATGTCTTCAGCAAACCACTCGTTTCCGATCGTTCGGCGATTAGCCGCCGATTTTTCGATTCGGATGGTTTTTCCGTTTTTTGCCCGACGACCGGGTTGTCTCTGGTTCGATTCCAATCCTAGCGAAGCGGCGATGGGATGCTCGGATCCGCCATCCACTCGATACTCCTTTTTGATGTCCGATCCGCTACGAACGCTCGTTGCCTATCCTGGCGACCCGGACCCGTGGCCAACGTTGCAGGGTTGGGTTCGATCCTTGCCATTGCATCGATCGATCGATCTGCCGCCGATGCAAGGAGGCATTGCGGGGCTGATTGGCTATGAAGCCGCAACTTGGTTAGAAGCCGTTGGCGCTTCGTCCCATAACGATTTTCCGACTCCCGCGATTTCATTGGGTCTCTACGATTGGGTCATTGCGACCGACCATGATCGGGGTGTTTCTTGGTTGATCAGCCAAGGTTTCGCAGAGGATCCAACGCAAACCGATGACGATTCCCTGCGATCCAAGCGAGCCGTGGAACGATCGGACGAGGTGATGGCAATGCTCGAAGACGCGATGGCGATGCTCGAAAATGCGATGGACCGGCCGGATCGTCCACGGCCTTCGAACTCGCCCACCGTCGCACCTTCACTGCAGAGTAACTTCAGCAGCGAGCAGTTCCGAAGTGCTGTTGCGGAAATCGTCGAACGAATTCGAGCAGGCGATTTCTTCCAGGTCAATTTGGCCCAGCGGTTGGTGCAGCGAGCGTCGATATCATCGCAAGCACTTTTTCAGCGTTTGCGTGACTCCAATCCAGCCCCCTACAGCGTCTACTACCAGGGTGCGGGATTTGAAGTACTGAGTAGTTCGCCTGAGCTCTTCATCAAGCTGAATCAGGGTTGCGTCGAGACGCGGCCGATCAAAGGGACCGTGCGACGGACAGGCGATCTTGCCACCGACCTGGCACTTGGCGATTCGTTGCTGCAAAGCGAGAAGGATCGGGCTGAGAATATCATGATCGTCGATCTGATGAGAAACGATCTGTCACGCGTCTGTACCGACGAGAGTGTTCGCGTTCGCAAACTCTGCCAATTGGAACGCTACAAGTTTGTGCAGCACTTGGTCTCGATTGTCGAAGGTCGATTGCGAAGCGATCAGAACGTTGTCGATCTGTTGAAGGCCTGTTTTCCGGGCGGCAGCATCACGGGGGCACCCAAAATCGAGGCGATGCGTAAGATTGCCCAACTCGAGCCTCACTGCCGCGGGCCGTATTGTGGATCGATGGGATACATCAGCTGTAGTGGCGATGCGGAATTCAACATCCTGATCCGCACCATCACCGCCACGCAGGATCATTGGCTCATTCCTGTGGGTGGGGGAATCACGGCACGCAGTCATCCGGAGGCCGAAGAGGCTGAAACGTGGGCCAAAGCAGAAGGGATTTTGCGGGCTTTGCCGCGGCAAGCCCGCAGGAAAGACGACGAACAAGCCCGTCGCTTCGAATGACCATTGCCACGAATCACGAACTTGTTAGAATTCACCCCCGAAGAAAGCGTGAAGCGTCTCTCGCGGCGTCCACGATCGCCCCTATAGCTCAGTTGGTAGAGCAACTGACTCTTAATCAGTTTGTCCGAGGTTCGAGCCCTCGTGGGGGTACTATTTCTAGCGACTTATGGCAACGTAGGAATCCGCTCAATTGCGAAGGTCGACTGCCGAGTGAAAAGTCGAATTCCAAGTGAAACCGCGAAGAACGATGGACGTTGACCTTGTGCCTGCTTGCCTTTGTTTCTCCGTCGTTCTGACGTACATTCTGCAGCTTTGGACCGGTATCGCAATTGCCGGTTGGCCCACCGAAAAGTCACTCGTCTACCGCAGCAAAAAGCCTGGTCCTTATTGGTTCATCATGGCTTTCCAAACGCTCGTTTTGATCGGCGTCCCCGTGCTGCTCGCCTTTGCTGACTGACGCCGCTTTCTCAAACACCGGCACGTCCGTGAGAAAGGCTCTTGCGGTTTCGGGGTGTCACTGAATTCGCTGCCCTTCGAAGCGGAAGGGGTTAGAGGCTCTTCGTACACCGATTGCGGACCGACTTTTTGGCTCAATCACGCTGCTGCCACCCCCACATCCTGGCCTGACCAATCGGAGGGGGTTTGGAGACCGATGGAAAGTATCAACGATTCGAAAATGGTCGTAGGGAGCAAGTCAATTGGGAGCCAAGAAACCCTCTCCCTCGCTGCGCTCGACCTCTCCCAAAAGGAGAGGTAAACCACCCCTCCCGCAAGGAGGTCGTCCGGTTTTTAAGTTGTGATTAACACAGTGTTTCGGTATCCAACCACCCCTGCCCGCGCAGCGGGAGGGGTCGAGCGCAGCGAGGGGGAGGGCCCCGAACGCGCGCTCGACTTTTCGATACGTCTTAACATCGATTCATCGGGCCACATTCCCATCGGGCCACATTCCCATCGGGCCACATTCCCATCGGGCCACATTCCCATCGGGCCACATTCCCATCGGGCCACGCCACAGGGAGCGTGAGGTCCGAAAACGCTTATCGTTCAAGTACTTAAAACGGCACGACTTCTTGATTCGG
This window contains:
- a CDS encoding anthranilate synthase component I family protein, producing MSSANHSFPIVRRLAADFSIRMVFPFFARRPGCLWFDSNPSEAAMGCSDPPSTRYSFLMSDPLRTLVAYPGDPDPWPTLQGWVRSLPLHRSIDLPPMQGGIAGLIGYEAATWLEAVGASSHNDFPTPAISLGLYDWVIATDHDRGVSWLISQGFAEDPTQTDDDSLRSKRAVERSDEVMAMLEDAMAMLENAMDRPDRPRPSNSPTVAPSLQSNFSSEQFRSAVAEIVERIRAGDFFQVNLAQRLVQRASISSQALFQRLRDSNPAPYSVYYQGAGFEVLSSSPELFIKLNQGCVETRPIKGTVRRTGDLATDLALGDSLLQSEKDRAENIMIVDLMRNDLSRVCTDESVRVRKLCQLERYKFVQHLVSIVEGRLRSDQNVVDLLKACFPGGSITGAPKIEAMRKIAQLEPHCRGPYCGSMGYISCSGDAEFNILIRTITATQDHWLIPVGGGITARSHPEAEEAETWAKAEGILRALPRQARRKDDEQARRFE